In Sedimentibacter sp. MB31-C6, one genomic interval encodes:
- a CDS encoding potassium channel family protein, with translation MKYPKKTSLDWVSEIRNANFGIVMAKLLTYYIVINMLFAIVYNNLKILENGTSFLNYIYFSFVTSLAIGYGDLVPITNIGKIIVIVHSCIATLYFALMISILSIKMLHPRDSIKLSKKIIYNPELDLLIFRVINTNKDALINPEVRISVIEHNTGDVTASIFNILTDYYITYLGKYDFSYCFRNSFETFNVMEEVNKANNFNEETKSFESRFRIKISITGSYGLHQVAIYKKYYSNDIEVGKSFSPITYNNEVYKKQKIKYSKIKNFWENFESIER, from the coding sequence ATGAAATATCCAAAGAAAACTAGCCTTGATTGGGTTAGTGAAATTAGAAATGCAAATTTTGGAATAGTTATGGCAAAATTATTAACTTACTATATAGTAATTAATATGTTATTTGCGATAGTATATAATAATTTAAAAATATTAGAAAATGGAACTAGTTTCTTAAACTATATATACTTTTCCTTTGTTACTTCATTAGCTATTGGATATGGAGACCTAGTACCTATAACGAATATTGGAAAAATAATAGTCATAGTTCATTCTTGTATAGCTACATTATATTTTGCTTTAATGATATCAATATTATCAATTAAAATGTTACATCCTAGAGATTCAATAAAACTTTCTAAAAAAATAATTTATAATCCTGAACTTGATTTGTTGATTTTTAGAGTTATTAATACAAACAAGGATGCACTAATAAATCCAGAAGTTAGAATAAGTGTTATAGAACATAACACTGGTGATGTTACAGCTTCTATATTTAATATCCTAACTGATTACTATATTACATATTTAGGAAAATATGATTTTTCTTATTGCTTTAGAAATAGCTTTGAAACCTTTAATGTAATGGAAGAAGTAAATAAAGCTAATAATTTCAATGAGGAAACAAAATCATTTGAAAGCAGATTTAGAATAAAAATATCAATAACTGGTAGCTATGGATTACATCAAGTAGCTATATACAAAAAATATTATTCAAATGATATAGAAGTAGGAAAATCATTTAGCCCAATAACATATAATAATGAAGTTTATAAAAAACAAAAAATTAAGTATAGTAAAATTAAAAATTTCTGGGAAAATTTCGAAAGCATTGAAAGATAA
- a CDS encoding HTH-like domain-containing protein, translating to MTVKQLGKILKEMYDSAQEGYQLTNILLFGIEYAPVILEEDYKTTDIVRASGLHPSFSIEVRKGIKLSKFVTAV from the coding sequence GTGACTGTAAAACAATTAGGCAAAATATTAAAAGAAATGTATGATAGTGCACAAGAAGGATATCAACTTACAAACATCCTTTTGTTTGGAATAGAATATGCACCAGTTATTCTTGAAGAAGATTATAAGACTACAGATATAGTACGTGCATCTGGATTACATCCCTCATTTTCAATTGAGGTAAGAAAAGGTATAAAACTTTCTAAGTTTGTTACAGCAGTATAA